TAGACCCCTGGTCTGTACAGTTTCAACTGCAATGACAAGCATACCTTGTCAGCTTTAAGTGTTGATTCTAATTTCTTGCCCATAGATAGCTTGAGAGCTTGGTCCTTCCCGTAACAGAGAAAGCTGTGGGTGTACAGGTGATAATTGTTTCCGTACAGCCTGAAGTCAATAGAATTGTCACTTGATTCAATTTTCTGTTGAGGTACGAAGGTTATCTGAGTAGACGCTCCACCCAGGTCCAGAGCTCCAAGCGTCCCTGTGGGCTGCATGATAAACACATCTGACAATTGGCCTTTTCACATTGACactctttcaaaaatcattcttatactagatataaattatacactgtatatattcaGCACTGCAATTCTGTGAAAAAGGACTTTGggttaaaaattacaaatcaaaattaCAAATGTGAAACATTGCTAAATCCAGGTTAAAAACTACCATACCTTTCTCAAGTTTTCGCTCAGGTAATTGACTGTAATCCACCCGAAAGCTCCCTCTTCTTGGCCTGAAATGATACGAGCTCCCTGATAGGAGAAGGGGTAGCTCTTCAGTGAAAGTGCTACAGAGTCCAGTACCTTATTTGAGGCTTCTTCATTCtccatccttaaaaaaaaaaaaaaaaaaaaaaaaatatatatatatatatatatatatatatatatatatatatatatatatatatatatatatatatatatatatatatatatatattattagtctTTACCATTTAACAATTAAATGATAACactgttaattaataaattagttaaacaatatacactatgtttggatttgaattctttttaaagaagtctgttatgctcatcaaggtatttaatcaaaaatacagtaaaaacaacactgtgaaattttattacagtttcaaataaatgttctttctactgtaaaaggttttaaaatgttatttattcctgtgatgttgtGCTAGCTTAGTTGAGAGTAACAATTAGGTGTTCAAGAaaagtttcttattattattcatgttgacAACCGTTGTTGATACTATCAtacttacatatatatttttgtggaaaccgaaAAACaattcctttttatatttttacaaatattgtatatttttaacactgataataagaactACAATTAATAGTTGAGCACCAgtaataattgattaatataataagattcaaatgagcatattaaaatgaaagctgaaaaatcagtttgccatcacagaaataaattatgttttaaaatattttaaaatagataatagttcttttaaaattgtaataatatttctcaatattactgtttttcatttaaaaaaaaatgcagcctcagtgagcatgagagacttctttcaaaaaaaatttttttttaatcttattccACACTTTTGACAGGTGACAGGtgagttttatatttttactatactCACTATTTGATTCTTGAGAAATGAAAATATTGAGAACTGATTACCTGAGCAGTCTCATGCCTGCTGTGGCTCCCAGGTACACAGGGGTTTCAGGGTGTCTGTGTGCGGGTATTTTCTGCTTTGCTTCATTCATGCACTCCTGCAGAGATGCACCAGCCCCCTGTGGATTAGCAGAGTAACTGGAGATGCCTTTGCCTACAgggcagaaaaaaacagaaagaagttTTTCAAGATCATTGCCTACAGGCTTTTTCTAAGTATGCAAATGTTGTTGGAAATAATGTTGTGTTTACATAACTTCTAACGGGatagacagttcacccaaaagttacacgtctgtcatgatttactcttGACATTCTTTCTTATGTTTTATCAGAATGTCTGAGCTGTATAGGACTAAGAGCTGTCAAGCTGCAAAAGGTATCACAatagtagtccatatgacttacaTTTCATTAAGTCccctgaagccatacaatagctctttatttaatgaaaatcatGCTTGACAGTTGTGGTCACTAtatggaaaacagcagcttgGGGATTctgttaaatatttcatttttggttccacagagAAGGAAAGTCAGATTTTAAAGACAGGGAGGGGTGAGAAAAGATTACAATTGTCTATTTTGAGTGGACAATTCCTTTCGCATActgaaaaaaggaaaaggaaaaacacTATCCAAAACATGTAACTAGTATTTCTCTATGCAAATTAGGGATTACGTACCTTTCACGTTACATGTGTGTTTCTGTTGTACCATGCCAGTGTTGTTCTCCTTCTCAGCTGGCCATTCATAGATAAACACAGAGGTGTGGGAGGAACCTGCATCCAGAACTATTCCATACTGTCAAGTGTACAAGGACCACTGCATCAGTGAAATCTATACAAATCGAATGTGTAACAATAAATGGTTCACTTAAAATGTTAGTCATACTTTGTATTTCTGGTATAAAGGCTTGTTCTGGACGACAGAAATGACCACCATGATGATGATCCCCACGGTGATAGCAGCCAGAAAGATGACCACTGGCCTGTGCCATGAGTTCTTGACTTTTActtcaaaaaagagaaaataaagagaGCAGGttgaaaaatgtgcatttatttaacagCTTTGGTACTTTTTGTTTACAGCATGAGCATATATCTTCTTTCCATATTTCATAACTACatagcattttatattattaacaatagtACAGGGTGTTTGGATTCAATGCAAACTGTAAACTGAATCTTTGTCTTTGTTATCTCTAATCTAGTCTAAATAATAATTGTGAAgcaaattctaaatattgtttGCCTTTTGGTGAGGCTTTATGTGGTATTAAAAGAATAAATCAAACGCCAACACCTACTGTCAGTTTAACGGAAAAACAAACAGAGCTTGAAAGCATGATGGCACTGTGTATTCTGCTGGGCATTACAGCTGTCTCCCCCACTGTGTACACAATAAAGCCTCTAAGAGGCCCTTCATGTGTTTAGGTCCGATGTAGATATTTTACAGATCAGGAGAATTTTCACTTCAGTGAATATCGCTGAATTAAAGAAATTatccattttatattttctgtggtCGCAGATACTGGGATAGGCTCCAGCATTCCCATGTCCCTGTAGGAAATGCTgcttggagaatggatggatttATGGATGGGAAATATTTTGGCTGAATTTTATAAGTATACCCATGAGAAAAGGGAACATTCTTCCTGTTAAAATgctatataatgtgttt
This region of Cyprinus carpio isolate SPL01 chromosome B12, ASM1834038v1, whole genome shotgun sequence genomic DNA includes:
- the LOC109056659 gene encoding ectonucleoside triphosphate diphosphohydrolase 1-like isoform X2, which encodes MVKVKNSWHRPVVIFLAAITVGIIIMVVISVVQNKPLYQKYKYGIVLDAGSSHTSVFIYEWPAEKENNTGMVQQKHTCNVKGKGISSYSANPQGAGASLQECMNEAKQKIPAHRHPETPVYLGATAGMRLLRMENEEASNKVLDSVALSLKSYPFSYQGARIISGQEEGAFGWITVNYLSENLRKPTGTLGALDLGGASTQITFVPQQKIESSDNSIDFRLYGNNYHLYTHSFLCYGKDQALKLSMGKKLESTLKADKTDPIELRDPCFHPGYKVPRTVPDVFNTPCTKELKLANENFLHVGLGNWSQCQQSIRKVFNTSICSYSKCSFNGVFQPSVYGDFGAFSAFFFVMDFLNLTSDSLATTKEKLAAYCSTPWEKIVGNHPKIDQKYLSEYCFSATYILTLLEDGYKFTSNNWKDIRFIKKIGDSDAGWTLGYMLNLTNMIPAEAPDMPLMPYGGYVTFMFFFALLILVLLLLVYLYFHRSTRTAQKDII
- the LOC109056659 gene encoding ectonucleoside triphosphate diphosphohydrolase 1-like isoform X1 — its product is MDEQGVKVKNSWHRPVVIFLAAITVGIIIMVVISVVQNKPLYQKYKYGIVLDAGSSHTSVFIYEWPAEKENNTGMVQQKHTCNVKGKGISSYSANPQGAGASLQECMNEAKQKIPAHRHPETPVYLGATAGMRLLRMENEEASNKVLDSVALSLKSYPFSYQGARIISGQEEGAFGWITVNYLSENLRKPTGTLGALDLGGASTQITFVPQQKIESSDNSIDFRLYGNNYHLYTHSFLCYGKDQALKLSMGKKLESTLKADKTDPIELRDPCFHPGYKVPRTVPDVFNTPCTKELKLANENFLHVGLGNWSQCQQSIRKVFNTSICSYSKCSFNGVFQPSVYGDFGAFSAFFFVMDFLNLTSDSLATTKEKLAAYCSTPWEKIVGNHPKIDQKYLSEYCFSATYILTLLEDGYKFTSNNWKDIRFIKKIGDSDAGWTLGYMLNLTNMIPAEAPDMPLMPYGGYVTFMFFFALLILVLLLLVYLYFHRSTRTAQKDII